From one Paramormyrops kingsleyae isolate MSU_618 chromosome 1, PKINGS_0.4, whole genome shotgun sequence genomic stretch:
- the LOC111838548 gene encoding pejvakin: MGGFNAIGMFAAATKNFVKQVGDTGQLIPVPSLSEADRYQPLSLVTKRKRMHFWKKTKYAPTPFSLKDILVGDKEIMAGVSSYQLLNYEDKSDVSLDGRLRNHLISDVGVNISGSDSVAVKASFGIVTKHEVEVPTLLRELGSRKVDLDHCLIRQSKESGRAILCVVMESIRTTRQCSLTVHAGMRGKTMRFQIDDDRKPKGRDKAIVIPAHTTIAYSIFELFVRLDGTLDLCVTSESPGGFEKEQIREQLGGFISRLSFGRLRRFFSGMVYGNPFRADDRTFVEVAHSDMYMEDLVADYYEKAASMTDISTGYLREGSHTRINLLNHNIPKGPCALCGMGQQRRETVYGCLECSSNGQKYIRLHVVPCFDLWHKTTR; encoded by the exons ATGGGTGGTTTTAATGCAAT TGGGATGTTTGCTGCCGCCACCAAGAACTTTGTGAAGCAGGTCGGAGACACAGGCCAGCTGATCCCTGTGCCCAGTCTGAGCGAGGCCGATCGCTACCAGCCACTCAGCCTGGTCACCAAGAGGAAGAGGATGCATTTCTGGAAGAAGACCAAATATGCGCCCACCCCATTCTCTTTAAAAGACATTCTGGTGGGGGACAAGGAGATAATGGCAG GGGTCTCCTCCTATCAGCTGCTTAACTATGAAGACAAGTCTGATGTGTCCCTGGATGGCCGGCTGAGGAACCACCTGATCAGCGATGTTGGGGTTAACATCAGCGGATCAGACTCTGTGGCAGTTAAAGCCTCCTTTGGGATTGTCACGAAGCATGAAGTGGAGGTTCCAACGCTGCTCAGGGAGCTTGGCTCCAG GAAAGTGGATCTAGACCACTGTCTTATCCGCCAATCAAAGGAGAGTGGGCGGGCCATTCTGTGTGTCGTCATGGAGAGCATCCGCACGACTCGACAGTGTTCCCTCACTGTGCATGCGGGAATGCGGGGGAAGACTATGAGG TTTCAGATTGATGATGACCGCAAACCAAAGGGCCGTGATAAGGCCATAGTGATACCAGCACATACAACAATCGCATACAGCATATTTGAGCTTTTTGTAAGACTGGACGGGACACTGG ACCTTTGCGTAACATCCGAGTCCCCTGGTGGCTTTGAGAAGGAGCAAATTCGAGAGCAGCTGGGTGGCTTCATCAGCCGCCTGTCCTTTGGACGCCTGAGAAGGTTCTTCTCAGGCATGGTGTACGGAAACCCCTTCAGAGCAG ATGACAGGACATTTGTGGAGGTAGCCCACTCTGACATGTACATGGAGGACCTTGTGGCAGACTACTATGAGAAGGCGGCGAGCATGACAGACATCTCCACAGGCTACCTACGGGAAGGCTCTCACACCCGCATCAACCTGCTAAACCACAACATCCCCAAGGGCCCATGTGCGCTCTGTGGCATGGGCCAGCAACGGCGGGAGACTGTCTATGGCTGCCTTGAGTGCTCCTCCAATGGACAGAAATACATCCGATTGCACGTGGTGCCCTGTTTTGACCTGTGGCACAAGACCACCAGGTGA